The following proteins are co-located in the Acanthochromis polyacanthus isolate Apoly-LR-REF ecotype Palm Island chromosome 7, KAUST_Apoly_ChrSc, whole genome shotgun sequence genome:
- the LOC127534862 gene encoding DBF4-type zinc finger-containing protein 2 homolog, producing the protein MVHDSTRCVWPPKLFSLSSEFITNPLSQLPSPLPCLSVSLCLPSAPLPCLSLSVSHLLLCPVCLAVSHPLLCPVCLSLSPIRSSALSVSLCLPSAPLPCLSCCLPSAPLPCLSLSVSHPLLCPVCLSLSPIRSSALSVSLCLPSAPLPCLSCCLPSTPLPCLSLSVSHPLLCPVCLSLSPIRSSALSVSLCLPSAPLPCLSLSVSHPLLCPVCLAVSHPLLCPVCLSLSPIRSSALSVLLSPIRSSALSVSLCLPSAPLPCLSLCSLVPEWSLASQLTPLRQSTTSTTPGQLTIIYLITPLNNKYRLSLPLAARVLNKNHASAVRDLPPSSFPSGSPRQVFTGFPCLDPHSCLDPHSYTLDFPPFVPLFTPLQ; encoded by the exons ATGGTCCATGACTCCACTCGGTGTGTGTGGCCCCCAAAG CTGTTTAGTCTCTCCTCTGAGTTTATCACAAACCCGctgtcacagctcccttctcctctgccctgtctgtctgtctctctctgtctcccatccgctcctctgccctgtctgtctctctctgtctcccatctgctcctctgccctgtctgtcttgctgtctcccatccgctcctctgccctgtctgtctctctctgtctcccatccgctcctctgccctgtctgtctctctctgtctcccatccgctcctctgccctgtctgtcttgctgtctcccatccgctcctctgccctgtctgtctctctctgtctcccatccgctcctctgccctgtctgtctctctctgtctcccatccgctcctctgccctgtctgtctctctctgtctcccatccgctcctctgccctgtctgtcttgctgtctcccatccactcctctgccctgtctgtctctctctgtctcccatccgctcctctgccctgtctgtctctctctgtctcccatccgctcctctgccctgtctgtctctctctgtctcccatccgctcctctgccctgtctgtctctctctgtctcccatccgctcctctgccctgtctgtcttgctgtctcccatccactcctctgccctgtctgtctctctctgtctcccatccgctcctctgccctgtctgtcttgctgtctcccatccgctcctctgccctgtctgtctctctctgtctcccatccgctcctctgccttgtctctccctctgcagtttggtgcctgagtggagtctagcttctcagctgactccactcaggcaatcaaccacctctacgactcccggacagctgacaatcatctACCTGATTACACCCCtcaacaataagtaccggctcagccttccactcgctgccagagtattgaacaagaaccatgca tcagctgtccgggatctcCCGCCATCCTCCTttccctccggctctccccgacAAGTCTTCACCGgtttcccctgcctggacccccactcctgcctggacccccactcctacACCCTGGATTTCCCCCCCTTCGTTCCATTATTCACCCCTCTACAATAA